A genomic stretch from Antarcticibacterium flavum includes:
- a CDS encoding adenylate/guanylate cyclase domain-containing protein, with product MAKILVVDDEADLEILIKQRFRQKIRQKEYEFVFALNGREALEQLEKHKDIELVLSDINMPEMDGLTLLSKINENNSLLKSIIVSAYGDMENIRTAMNRGAFDFITKPVDFKDLEITIDRTLAHVNQIKQTLKAMKENDILRMYVDETVLNFMGQKEVETSLFENETIEATVAFIDIVEFTKISETRPPDVVVNLLNDYFDLMVKEIINQKGIVDKFMGDCIMAVYKGPFHLDRAIDSCLAIKNKLMDLPEREEEDFKPMLSIGINSGEMISGNIGSCTLRRLDYTVIGDIVNVAARLQSAATINQILITAKNYEMIKESFNCKEVGSISMKNKKDPVLVYEVLN from the coding sequence ATGGCAAAAATATTAGTGGTAGATGATGAAGCAGATCTGGAGATCCTTATTAAGCAGCGGTTTCGCCAAAAAATAAGGCAGAAGGAGTATGAATTTGTTTTTGCCCTAAATGGTCGTGAGGCGCTTGAACAGCTGGAAAAGCATAAGGATATTGAGCTGGTGCTAAGCGATATCAACATGCCGGAGATGGATGGCTTAACCCTTCTTTCAAAGATCAATGAAAATAATTCACTGTTAAAGTCGATCATTGTCTCGGCTTATGGTGATATGGAGAATATCAGGACAGCAATGAACAGGGGAGCTTTTGATTTCATTACAAAACCTGTGGATTTTAAAGATCTGGAGATCACTATTGACAGAACTCTCGCGCACGTGAATCAAATAAAGCAAACTTTAAAGGCCATGAAGGAGAATGACATACTTCGTATGTACGTAGATGAGACCGTTCTAAATTTTATGGGTCAAAAAGAGGTGGAAACCTCCCTTTTTGAAAATGAGACAATAGAGGCAACTGTAGCTTTTATTGATATCGTGGAGTTTACCAAAATAAGTGAAACAAGACCCCCCGATGTGGTGGTAAATCTTCTCAATGATTATTTTGACCTTATGGTGAAAGAGATCATTAACCAAAAAGGGATCGTAGATAAATTTATGGGAGATTGCATAATGGCAGTTTATAAAGGCCCGTTTCACCTTGATAGGGCAATAGATTCCTGTCTTGCCATCAAGAATAAATTAATGGACCTGCCTGAAAGGGAGGAAGAAGATTTTAAGCCAATGTTATCCATAGGTATTAACAGTGGGGAAATGATCTCTGGCAATATTGGCTCCTGCACCCTGCGAAGGCTGGACTATACAGTTATTGGGGATATTGTGAATGTGGCTGCAAGGTTGCAATCTGCCGCCACCATAAATCAAATCCTCATAACCGCGAAAAATTATGAAATGATCAAAGAGTCTTTTAACTGCAAAGAAGTAGGCTCTATATCCATGAAAAATAAAAAAGACCCGGTGCTGGTTTATGAAGTTCTAAATTAA
- a CDS encoding sensor histidine kinase, whose amino-acid sequence MKITKINELKSVYDIAMKLVTGETAGKLDEAYLNRVFAPSFNAYGPDEAAICSNLQEFRDRMAKLRTILDFSSLLKEPSAVERSYSPGKIAAVYIDKFRQQIKDAPLLRVSTFLFKTDDGWQVTHMHLSFPSSFSKPTVSKPLEDEAQSNQNYKIQLEERTRALNDSLEVLKATQAQLLRQEKLASLGQLTAGIAHEIKNPLNFINNFSELSLEFLDEIKEQLEKLDPNEATEEINFLLEDVKANLAKIYQHGTRADGIVKSMLLHSRGGNGKMEDVDLNTLIREYVNLAFHGMRANKNPINVDIQLDTDPGLGLVKMNAENFSRVILNLCKNAFDAMREKLEQKDTKDYTPKLIVRTKHLQDKVIVEVEDNGPGVPEGIKEKLITPFFTTKKGSEGTGLGLSISMDIIQSHGGVMDITTKEKEFTCFTIKLNKEGPGPDKK is encoded by the coding sequence ATGAAAATTACCAAAATAAATGAGCTGAAATCTGTATACGACATAGCCATGAAGCTGGTCACAGGAGAAACAGCAGGCAAATTGGATGAGGCTTATTTAAACCGGGTTTTTGCACCGTCTTTCAACGCATATGGACCAGATGAGGCAGCCATTTGCTCAAATCTGCAAGAATTCAGGGATCGCATGGCTAAACTGCGAACAATTTTGGATTTCTCATCTCTTCTAAAGGAACCCTCAGCCGTTGAACGTTCTTACTCACCGGGTAAGATCGCTGCTGTTTATATTGATAAATTTCGCCAGCAAATAAAGGATGCTCCTTTACTTCGAGTCTCTACTTTCCTTTTCAAAACCGATGATGGCTGGCAGGTTACCCATATGCATTTATCTTTTCCCTCCTCTTTTTCCAAACCTACTGTGAGTAAACCTTTGGAGGACGAGGCGCAATCAAATCAAAACTATAAGATCCAATTGGAAGAACGTACAAGGGCTTTGAATGATTCCCTTGAAGTATTGAAAGCCACCCAGGCGCAGCTATTGCGACAGGAAAAATTAGCGAGCCTTGGCCAGCTTACGGCAGGTATTGCACACGAGATAAAGAATCCGCTTAATTTCATTAATAATTTTTCAGAATTGAGTTTAGAATTTTTGGATGAAATAAAAGAACAACTTGAAAAGCTAGATCCCAATGAGGCTACTGAAGAGATCAATTTTCTTCTGGAAGATGTCAAGGCCAATCTAGCTAAGATTTACCAACACGGCACCCGGGCAGATGGGATTGTGAAATCCATGTTACTGCATAGCCGTGGTGGTAATGGGAAAATGGAAGACGTTGATCTAAATACCCTGATCAGGGAATATGTAAACCTTGCTTTTCACGGCATGCGAGCCAATAAGAATCCAATTAATGTCGACATCCAGCTGGACACAGACCCCGGCCTTGGTTTGGTGAAAATGAACGCTGAAAATTTTAGCCGTGTGATTCTCAATCTTTGCAAAAATGCCTTTGATGCCATGCGGGAAAAACTGGAACAAAAGGATACTAAGGATTATACCCCAAAATTGATTGTGAGAACAAAGCACCTACAAGATAAAGTTATAGTAGAGGTTGAAGATAACGGCCCGGGGGTTCCGGAAGGGATCAAAGAAAAATTGATAACCCCCTTCTTTACAACTAAAAAAGGATCAGAGGGCACCGGGCTGGGTTTAAGTATATCAATGGATATTATCCAGTCACATGGAGGTGTTATGGATATCACCACCAAGGAGAAAGAGTTCACCTGCTTTACCATTAAATTAAACAAAGAAGGCCCCGGACCGGATAAGAAATAA
- a CDS encoding sensor histidine kinase yields the protein MSWKYFLPILILLSGWLKAGAQELPLTHFTSDSEVNALPSALVTQVYQDRQGFIWFTVFTSGLARYNGASMEVYDQSHGLRDLGVWQITEDKTGHLWVSSGAGLVVSEKPLSSYQFGKKIKFTPLYKGTLLSREAISRNQQLAVDTLGRVWVGTSEKGIIRYHIDQAGALKIDTISTSINNSGNLAVNSLKASGSGGVYAGLEGGILAEFYEGKLSQVYAEYTNAENVNFNAIYEDTAGGLWAYRQNGEIFYFANKITTPEIILGDLASNVTGITSLQDGTILASNGESGITMINRETREIIKSYSRSGGLLSDNVFHTMEDKEGNVWIAQSGGVSKLRYNFNAFENFTARSKAGEKPVLPSGKINAVLIPSSGQNPCRFWVGTEGGATCVNNYGSSRFITQADGLTGDWVNGLSQDPKGRIWIATTKGLNALVFSKSLLPRDAYNVREVQIFGKEAFIFSIWESPPFIASENISKGEDKKAGSIWFPGLKSLFVYYKDSIYEFGPEQGLPATLLKSVSIDNNGYVWVGTLDRGLYRSEVPINLDRLGSYTAEKRIFSQVWSLDKGAPTNHIEKLLWHNGVLWAGTQIGLFKLDPESFKILLHINRNRGLPANNAVSFAVSPRSGNLWVGTNKGLAEVDPVDGKVLSIITRQDGLVDNEVWLYGSVKVDEEGKIYYGTSGGLSIYDPEKDQPNTVPPKLALTSVEISYKSDSRNEVTFEYAALSYANVANVKYRTRLIGYEDSWSQPTNVKRLRYTNLPAYFLPRNYTLEVIAENESGIMALEPLRYTFSVEPVGWLQWWAFVLYALFFGTLTFIIDRVQRRRLIKRERDHARLREAELQAETATARSNAAESQAHALRAENEKKALELAKVRELEKAYNELKTTQKQLIQAEKMASLGRLATGVAHEIKNPLNFINNFAELSSDLVEELEEARRKGDEEEIKFLMHDLKQNTRKIEEHGKRADAIVRSMMQHARGGKPIFELFDLNDLVEKYTELAYQGKRNQYPGFKARIEKDLDAHLGEIRIVGQEVGQVLLNVVGNSLDAVLGKKKFTGDDYEPLVRITTRKREKFVEIVIADNGPGVPEDIKERIFEPFFTTKPTGEGTGLGLSLSYNIITHGHNGSLSLVNNDEEGATFIISLPILKNEPRKKVLAR from the coding sequence ATGAGTTGGAAGTATTTTCTACCAATATTAATCCTATTATCCGGATGGTTAAAAGCGGGAGCACAGGAGCTCCCGCTTACTCACTTTACGAGCGATAGTGAAGTGAATGCCCTGCCATCTGCCCTGGTGACCCAGGTCTACCAGGACAGGCAGGGTTTTATTTGGTTTACGGTATTTACCTCCGGTCTGGCAAGATATAATGGGGCTTCCATGGAGGTATATGACCAAAGTCATGGGCTTAGGGACCTGGGTGTCTGGCAAATTACAGAGGATAAGACAGGCCATCTTTGGGTGTCCTCGGGTGCAGGCCTGGTGGTTTCAGAAAAACCTCTTTCTTCATATCAATTCGGAAAAAAAATAAAGTTCACACCTCTTTACAAAGGAACTCTTCTAAGCCGGGAAGCGATAAGCAGGAACCAGCAGCTGGCTGTGGATACTCTTGGAAGGGTATGGGTTGGCACCTCAGAAAAAGGAATTATAAGATATCATATAGACCAGGCGGGAGCTTTGAAAATAGATACAATTTCTACCAGCATTAACAATAGTGGGAATCTGGCTGTTAATTCTTTGAAAGCCTCAGGAAGCGGTGGGGTATATGCAGGTCTCGAGGGCGGCATTCTGGCTGAATTTTATGAAGGAAAACTTTCCCAAGTCTATGCGGAATATACAAACGCCGAGAATGTAAATTTCAATGCTATTTACGAAGATACTGCCGGCGGCTTGTGGGCCTACAGGCAGAACGGGGAGATTTTCTATTTCGCAAATAAAATAACCACACCCGAAATAATTCTTGGAGACCTTGCATCAAATGTTACAGGGATCACTTCTTTACAGGATGGAACTATCCTGGCCAGTAATGGCGAGTCTGGCATCACTATGATCAACAGGGAGACCCGGGAGATTATCAAATCCTATTCCCGTTCCGGTGGCCTGCTTAGCGATAATGTATTCCATACCATGGAAGATAAGGAAGGCAATGTCTGGATCGCACAATCTGGAGGTGTTTCCAAATTGCGTTATAATTTCAATGCTTTTGAGAATTTTACTGCCCGTTCCAAAGCAGGGGAAAAACCTGTACTTCCATCAGGAAAGATAAATGCTGTCCTTATCCCATCTTCCGGTCAAAACCCATGTAGATTTTGGGTGGGTACAGAAGGGGGTGCCACCTGTGTAAATAATTATGGATCCTCCAGGTTTATCACCCAGGCAGATGGGCTCACCGGGGATTGGGTGAACGGCCTTTCCCAGGATCCTAAAGGCCGTATATGGATAGCTACCACTAAAGGTCTCAATGCCCTGGTTTTCAGCAAAAGTCTACTGCCCCGGGATGCATATAACGTGCGGGAGGTCCAGATCTTTGGAAAAGAAGCTTTCATCTTCTCTATATGGGAAAGCCCTCCTTTTATAGCTTCAGAAAATATTTCAAAAGGGGAAGACAAAAAAGCCGGAAGCATCTGGTTTCCTGGTCTTAAAAGTCTGTTCGTCTACTATAAGGATTCCATCTACGAATTTGGCCCGGAGCAGGGACTTCCGGCTACCTTGCTAAAATCTGTAAGCATTGATAATAACGGCTATGTGTGGGTTGGTACTCTGGACAGGGGGTTATATCGCAGCGAAGTACCAATAAATTTAGATCGTCTGGGAAGTTATACTGCCGAAAAAAGAATATTTAGCCAGGTATGGTCTTTGGATAAAGGTGCTCCTACCAATCATATCGAAAAGCTCTTGTGGCACAACGGGGTTCTTTGGGCAGGTACCCAAATTGGTCTTTTTAAACTTGATCCTGAATCATTTAAAATCCTCCTGCACATTAACAGAAACCGTGGACTTCCTGCAAATAATGCCGTAAGCTTTGCCGTTTCACCGCGAAGCGGAAATTTGTGGGTGGGAACAAACAAAGGCCTGGCCGAGGTAGACCCTGTGGATGGGAAAGTTCTCAGCATTATTACCCGGCAGGATGGCCTGGTGGACAATGAAGTATGGCTTTATGGATCTGTAAAAGTTGATGAGGAAGGCAAGATTTATTACGGCACCTCCGGCGGGCTCTCTATTTACGACCCTGAAAAAGACCAGCCTAATACGGTTCCGCCAAAACTGGCATTGACCTCAGTGGAAATATCCTATAAAAGTGACAGCAGGAATGAAGTAACCTTTGAATATGCTGCTCTTAGTTATGCTAATGTGGCAAATGTGAAATACAGGACACGTCTTATTGGATATGAGGACTCCTGGTCCCAGCCTACAAATGTAAAGAGGTTAAGGTATACCAATCTCCCGGCCTATTTCCTTCCACGTAACTACACCCTTGAAGTAATTGCAGAGAATGAGAGCGGCATTATGGCATTGGAGCCGCTGCGCTATACCTTCTCTGTAGAACCGGTAGGTTGGTTACAATGGTGGGCTTTTGTGCTTTATGCCCTGTTCTTTGGAACTCTTACCTTTATAATAGACAGGGTTCAACGTAGAAGGCTTATCAAAAGGGAACGGGACCACGCGAGATTACGGGAGGCTGAATTACAGGCTGAAACTGCTACAGCAAGATCCAATGCAGCAGAATCCCAGGCCCACGCCTTACGTGCCGAGAATGAAAAAAAGGCCCTCGAGCTTGCTAAAGTAAGGGAGCTTGAAAAGGCATATAATGAATTGAAGACTACCCAGAAACAATTGATCCAGGCAGAAAAAATGGCCTCTCTGGGACGACTTGCAACCGGGGTAGCCCACGAGATCAAGAACCCCCTTAATTTTATCAATAATTTTGCTGAACTATCTTCAGACCTTGTGGAGGAACTCGAGGAGGCAAGGCGAAAGGGAGATGAGGAAGAGATCAAATTCCTTATGCACGACCTAAAGCAAAACACAAGAAAGATCGAGGAGCATGGAAAACGGGCAGATGCTATTGTGCGTTCTATGATGCAGCACGCACGTGGTGGGAAACCCATCTTTGAATTATTTGATCTTAATGATCTTGTGGAGAAATATACAGAATTGGCATACCAGGGAAAAAGAAACCAATATCCCGGGTTTAAAGCAAGGATCGAAAAAGACCTGGATGCCCACCTCGGAGAAATAAGGATCGTGGGTCAGGAAGTAGGGCAGGTGCTGCTTAATGTAGTAGGGAATTCCCTGGATGCCGTACTGGGGAAAAAGAAATTTACAGGGGATGATTATGAGCCCCTTGTAAGGATTACTACCCGAAAACGGGAAAAATTTGTGGAGATAGTAATAGCAGATAATGGTCCCGGGGTGCCAGAGGATATTAAAGAAAGGATCTTTGAGCCATTTTTCACCACCAAACCTACTGGCGAAGGAACCGGCCTTGGACTAAGCCTGAGTTATAATATAATTACCCACGGTCACAATGGTTCTCTAAGTCTTGTTAATAACGATGAGGAAGGAGCAACTTTTATTATTTCACTTCCTATTTTAAAAAATGAACCTCGAAAAAAGGTTCTGGCCAGATAG
- a CDS encoding response regulator, with the protein MKILIVDDERDVEMLFRQKFRKEIRNEGLELIFAFSGQEALEILGAVDPPNVVYVFSDINMPGMTGLELLQNVKARFPGIKVSMISAYGDAANHDKAMSSGAKEFFTKPIDFLSLKREIREIMTN; encoded by the coding sequence ATGAAAATATTAATAGTAGATGACGAAAGAGATGTGGAGATGTTGTTTCGTCAAAAATTCAGAAAGGAGATAAGGAACGAAGGCCTTGAATTGATCTTTGCTTTTTCAGGCCAGGAAGCACTGGAGATCCTTGGAGCTGTGGACCCCCCTAATGTGGTATATGTGTTTTCTGATATCAATATGCCCGGGATGACCGGTTTAGAGTTATTGCAGAATGTAAAAGCCCGGTTCCCCGGGATCAAGGTAAGTATGATCTCTGCTTATGGTGATGCTGCCAATCATGATAAGGCAATGAGCTCGGGAGCCAAGGAATTTTTTACCAAACCCATTGATTTTCTTTCACTAAAAAGAGAGATCAGGGAGATTATGACCAATTAA